From the Pirellulales bacterium genome, the window TCTGCGGCGACATGCGAGACTTGGGGCACGACGCCCCGCGGTTGCATCGCCAGACCGGCAACGAAGTCGTCACGGTTTGTGGAGCTGACATGCTCGTCGCCTGCGGCGATCATGCCAACGACATGGTGGCGGGTGCCATCGCGGCGGGCATGCCCCGCGAGCGGACGGTCGCCTGCAGGTATCCCGAAGATGCCGAGCCGGTGCTGGCCCGCATCGTTGGACCGGGCGATGTGGTGCTCGTCAAAGGTTCGCGTTCAATGAACATGGAGCGTCTACTGGCCGGGTTCCCAAAGTCAGCACGTCGCGCCGCTTGAGTGAAGTAAATCCGTCGGCCGCAACGCCGATCACGTCTTAGCGTTTCGCATTAGCAAATTACACGTCAGATAGCTGCAAGCTCCATCGACTGTGCGCTGGATTGCGGGATCCTGCGCGCTGCCCACTCTCCTGGGTAGGAGCATTTAACTTGTTGGAATCAGCGGTTACTGGGTCAACCGCTCCGACGAGTGCTTCGCGATGGAGCTTACGACTGAGCGCCGGAGTGGCTGCAAAGCCGCTCCGGCAGCTCAGGGAACACGAGTCGACACCGGTTGCGGTCAGCAGGACCCGGCCGGTGTCGACTCTTTTTTTTGAGGGTTAGGGATGTTCGCCTCCGTCTGCGATGAGCCATTGCTCCGGGCGCTTGCTGCAGGGGCGCTCGTGACGCTCGTGGTGGTTGTCTTCGGCCCCGCCATGATTGTTTTTTTGCGACGTCGCTGCGCAGAACCGGTGCGCAGTGATTCGACCCGACTTGAGTCGTTGCATCGTGGCAAAGATGGCACGCCGACAATGGGGGGGCTTTTGCTCGTAGGCGGCATCATCCTAGGCGTGATTGCATGTGGTGATCTGCGCCAGCCGGGGGTCTTATTGGCGCTAGCAGCGATGCTTGGGATGGCAGTGGTGGGCGCCGTCGACGACTTGATCAAGTTGCGCACGCGCAGATCAGGGTTAGGTTGGCGAGGAAAGTTGCTTGGACAGGTGATTGTGGCCGCGATTCCCGCCATCTGCTTCTATGCCGGCTGGTGCGAACCGGACGACGCATCGTTTCTTCCCGGCGTGTTTTGTCTGACCGAATCGTGGGGGATCGTCCCGTGGACACTCTTGGTATTGATTGCCACGACAAATGCCGTGAATATCACCGACGGGCTTGACGGGTTGGCCACCGGTTGCCTGGCGCTCGCGGCGTTGGCCTTAACAATCGTGATGTACTTCAACGGTACCGCGGCGAGCGGCGAACTGATGGTGATCGCGGCGGCCATGGTTGGTGCATTGCTCGGCTTTCTGCCATTTAATCTGCATCCGGCCCGCGTGTTTATGGGGAACGTGGGGTCGCTGGCGCTGGGCGGATTGCTTGGCGGCCTGGCGCTGGCGAGTGGAACCGACTCTTGGTTGCCGTTCGTGGGTGGTGTTTTTGTCGCCGAGGCCGTAAGCGTCATTCTGCAGATCGGCAGCTTCAAGCTGTTTCGCAAACGCCTCCTGCTTTGCGCACCGTTGCATCACCACTTCGAATTTCACGGCTGGCCGGAAGTTAAGGTCGTACGCCGATTCTGGCTGGCTGCCGCGATATGCGCCGTCAGCGGAGTTATGCTCTGTCTGGCGGGCATGGCTTTTGAGCAATCGTTTGCCGAGGCCAAGATGGCGATGATGAACCCACGCAGTTCGGCAGCGGATCGTGAGATTCGCGTTGGAGAATTACCGCTTCTCACACGCTGATGGAACGAGAATCGTGCGCAAAACGAAACCTTCCCTGCACATCGTTTTCGCCGGGGGCGTAACCGGCGGGCATTTGTTTCCCGGTCTGGCCGTCGCCGAGCGAGTTCTCAACTCGGCGCCCGAGACGGACATTTCGTTTCTCGGGCCAGGAGCGGAATTCGAGCGCAAGCAGGTCGCTCGCTATGGCTACGACTACGTGCCGATCGCCTGCCCTCGGGCACCGCACGGCGTAGCGCAAACAGCGAGATTCGGCTATCGGATGCTGCAAGGATATCGCACGGCGCTGCGCTATCTGCGGCGCAGTCGAGCCTCGGTCGTGGTGGGCTTGGGGAGTTTTGCGAGCGTACCAACGGCGCTGGCCGCGGCACGATTACGAATTCCCCTGGTCCTCCTGGAGCAGAACGCGGTCATCGGCCGCGCGAATCGACGTCTGGCCCGACTGGCAAGTGCGCTGTGCCTGAGTTTTGATACAACTTTTGCCGAGCCGCGCGACCGATTTCTCGCCGCGCGGCACGTGACATTTGTGACAGGCACTCCGATTCGTACAGAGTTCTCAACGGCTAAGCATCGCGGTACTCGGTTGCCAAGAATCGTGGTACTAGGAGGGAGCGGCGGCGCCAGGTTGCTCAATCAGAGCGTTCCCGAGGCGATGGCAAAACTTGGTTCGCTGGTGGAACAATGGCAGATCCTGCATCAGGCGGGAGCCGTGGACCAGGCCGCAACCGAGGCCACTTACCGCGCGGTGGGCGTTAAGGCCTTGGTGCAAACGTTCTTCGACGACCCGGCGGCGATCCTGGCCGCTGCTGATTTGGCAATTTGCCGGGCCGGAGGTTCTACGCTAGCCGAATTGGCCGCCACGCGCGTTCCTTCGATCCTGGTGCCGCTCGATAGGGCAATGGACAACCATCAGCGGGTGAATGCCCGTTCGTTCGCCGCCGCCGGCGCAGCGACCGTCGTTGACGACACGACAAAGTCTGTAATCCTGGCCAAGCACCTGGCGATTGAAATCGCGCAATTGATGGGGAATCCAGCTCGGCGCGGAGCCATGCAGACCTCGCTGGGGCATCTAGCCCGGCTCGACGCGGCAGCGCACGTTAGCGAAATCGTTCGGTATCTCGCCAGCGGAAATAAAATCGCTGCAGCCGGCCCTTCTCTAGCCTTCCCTGCCTCGCCAGGTTCCATTGACGCTAGCGCCGCTTAAGCCGTACGATCTCGGCTTCAGCCGGGGATGCTTCTGCTCGATTCTGGGAATCGTTGCAGGTTGATGCTCTCGGTCACGCCGCTTTTGACAGCCAGGGCAGCCTCGGCCTGCCAGTACGGATACTACCTTGATCGCGCCATCGAAAATCGCGCTGCGAACTGTTGACCGCTTTTGCGCCGACGTTCCGAAGGCCCACCTGATCGGCGTCGCCGGTGCCGGCATGCAGGCGCTGGCCGAGGTCCTGCTTTCGCGCGGCTGGCAACTCTCGGGTTCGGATGCGAATGCCGAGTCCGCGGCATGGTTAAGCGACCAAGGTGTCGCACTGTCGACGAATCAATTGCTAATCAATGGCGCGCCGGAAGTCATCTACAGCGACGCCGTGGCGACGGACCACGTCGAGCGTCGGTTGGCCACGCGGCTCGGACTTTGCCAATCGAGCTATCCGCAAATAGTCGGCCGACTGATGGCCGGCGCTCGCGGGCTGGCCGTGGCTGGTACGCATGGTAAGTCGACGACCACAGCGATGCTCGCCTCGATCATGACGCAAGCCGATTTGGATCCAACGGTCTTCTGCGGCGCCACGCCGCTCGGCAAAACATCGGGCGGGCGGGCTGGCGCTGGTGAATGGCTGCTGGCCGAAGCGTGCGAGTACCGCGAGAATTTTCGCTTCCTGCGGCCGGAAGTCGCAGTCCTCCTGAACGTCGAACCGGATCATTTCGATTACTACCGATCGACGCGCGAACTCGAGGCTGCATTCCGTCGCTTCGCCGAGCGCATTCCGGAGGATGGGACAATCATCGCCAACGTGGCTTGCCCGGCCACCCGGCGCGTTATCGCTGCCGCTGAATGTCGCGTTGTGACGTTTGGATTAACGTCGCCCGCTGATTGGCAGGCAGCGAAAATCAGACATATTCATGGGCGATACAGCTTTACACTGCAGCAGCACGGTCAGGAGCGAGGCACGGTGATGCTGCAGGTGCCGGGGCGACACCAAATCGGCAATGCCCTGGCCGCGGCGGCTACGGCCGAATCCTTGGGGGTTGCCCTGCCGAAAATTGTTGCCGGGTTGGAGAACTTTCGCGGTTTGCGGCGGCGGTTGGAATATCTAGGCCACGCGGGGGGCGTCGAGTTATGGGACGATTACGCCCATCACCCGACCGAGGTGCGGGCCACGCTGACCGCTCTGCGGACGATGTATCCCGAGCGTCGCGTGTGGTGCGTGTTTCAGCCTCACCAGGTTTCACGCACGCAATCACTGGTAGACGAATTCGCCGGCAGCCTGCAAAATGCCGATCGCGTGGCGATTGCGGAGGTGTTCGTCGCACGCGAGACGCCCGATGTCGATCCGCTCGAACTGGCCGAGCAATTGGCATCACGGGTGAGGGCTCGCGGCGCGGCGGTCTTGCCCGATTGCCGTCCACAGGCGATCTTGAACGATATAGTCGCTGCCGCGCGACCTGGTGACGTCGTCATCACCATGGGAGCCGGCGATATACGGAAACGTTTCGATGAGCTTGCTCACCGGTTTCGAGCCGATCGTACGTCAAGGTGAATCCTTGGCGCAGCACACCTGGTTCCGGTTGGGCGGAGCGGCGGAATACTTCGCCGAGCCGCGCACGGTCGATCAGTTGCAAGCGCTTGTGCGTCGCTGCGCCGCGGAGGGAATTCAAATTCGCTTGCTCGGCGGCGGATCGAATGTACTCGTGCGCGACGAAGGAGTGCCTGGCATGGTCGTCAGCCTGGCCGATCCGGCGTTTGCCGAGATTCAAGCGGCGGGGCGAAAGATCACCGCCGGCGGCGGTGCCAAGCTCGGGCATTTGATTTCAGTGGCGGTGCGCGAGGGGCTGGCCGGGCTCGAGCCACTGGTCGGCATTCCCGGCAGTGTTGGTGGCGCGCTACATGGGAATGCGGGAAGCCGCGGTGGAGACATCGGTCAGTGGACCTGCCGCGCGACAGTCATGACTCGCGCCGGCGAGATTCTGGAACGCGACCGGGATGACCTGACTTTCGCGTATCGCGAGAGCAGTCTCGATGAACTGGTCATTCTGCAAGGTGAGTTCGAATTGGAGAAAGAAGATCCGGAAGAGCTGACCAAGCGGATGCAGAAGTATTGGATCGTGAAGAAAGCCAACCAGCCGTTAGGGCATCAAAGCGCCGGTTGCATCTTCAAGAATCCGCGCGGCATGAGCGCCGGCATGTTGATCGACCAGGCCGGATTAAAGGGGAGCCGCGTCGGCGGGGCCGAGGTCAGCGACTTGCACGCAAATTTTGTCGTGGCCGACGCCTCGGCTACGAGTCATGACGTACTGCGGCTGATCGACCTGGTGCGCAGCCGTGTGGCTGAGCGGCTGGGGGTGGAATTAGAAACCGAGATCGAGATTTGGTGATTTGAAGTAGTGACTTGCTTATGTTGTTCGGCGCTGGCGGAGCCAGGGACGCACAACAGATTTCGTGGGTTTTAGCCGTCAAGGAGGATGGCACGATGTTTCACGTGTCCACACAGTCCGGCCTGCGCGTAGTAGTTCTGGTCGGAGGAGATTCGCCCGAGCGCCCCGTAAGTCTGGCCAGCGGCGAGCAAGTTGCCGCGGCCCTGCGCGAGGCCGGGCATACAGTCACGATGTGCGACCCAGCCGTCGTGGCGATCGAAGCTTTTCCCTGGCAGGAGCATGACGCCTGCTTTCTGGCATTGCATGGCGGGGCAGGGGAGGACGGCCATATTCAGGAGCGCCTAACGGCGCTGGGCATCCCTTTTACGGGAAGTGATGCCAATGCCTCGCGCCTGGCAATGTGCAAGAGCGCCAGCAAAGAGCGGTTCTTTCAGGTCGGTGTGCCGACAAAGCCCTATGTGCTCGTACATCAGGGGGACTCGCCCGCCGACGTGGCCGCCAAGACCGCAGGGTTGCGATTTCCACTGATCGTAAAGCCGGATAGCCAGGGATCAAGCCTAGGGCTGGGACTGGCACGCACGGCAGATGAACTGCAGGCGGCAGTCCGCGCGGCGGCGAAGCTGGACGATTTTGTGATGATCGAGCCCTTTATTCTGGGGCGCGAATTCACGGTGGCAATGCTCGGCCGGCAGGCGTTGCCGCTTCTGGAAGTTGTGACAGCAGGCTGTCTTTTCGATTTCCAGGCGAAGTACGAAAGCGCTATGACCGAATACCGCTTCGAGACGGGGCTTCTCCCGGAAACCGCTGCCGAGGTCGAACAAACGGCCATCGCCGCGGCCGAGGCGATTGGCACCGCGGGACTGGCGCGAGTCGATCTCATTCTCGATCGCATGGCGCGGGTGTGGGTGCTGGAAGTGAACACGATTCCCGGTATGACCGCGCACAGCCTGGCGCCAAAAGCGGCGGCGCGGACGGGTATGAACCTGGTCGCGTTGTGCGACTGGATGCTCGAGGATTGCCTGGCCACGAGTGAGGTGATGCGATGAGCCAACAGAAGACCGCGGACACGAAAAAATCGGCAACGGCCGCCGAGGCGCGCAGCAAAATGTGGCGCGCGTACGCCCGGCGGGCGTTACTGATGGCGCTCGCCGTGGGAGGAATCTGCGCGGGCCTATATCTGGCCTGGCAGTCCGTAGCGCATGACGTGTTACGGCACGACTCTTACCGGCTATCGCTGGATCGATTCACGGTAACGCCGCAGCCGGCCTGGATCCGAAAGGATGTGCGCAGCGAAGTCTTCCGCGAAGGGGGCTTTGAAAACGACATGTGGCTGCACGATCCGAATCTGGCGGAGCAAATCTCGAAGACCTTTGCTTTGCATCCTTGGGTCGCCAAGGTCGAACGCGTTAGCATCCGCGGCGGTGTCGTGCAGGTAGATCTGGCTTACAGGCGTCCGGTCTGCATGGTCGAAGTGCCGGGGGGAGTTTTTCCCGTTGATGTCGAGGGAGTGCTTTTGCCTCGCGATGATTTTTCGCCTGCCGAGGCGCGTACCTATCCTCGGTTGGCCGGCGTAACGACGGTGCCGGCCGGTTTGGTGGGTATGCCGTGGGGCGATCTGCATGTCGTGGGCGGAGCCGAGATCGCGGCAGCCCTCGTGGACAGTTGGGAGGAGTTGCGGCTGGATCACATCGACGTGGTGGCAACTGGAACGCCTGAGATCCTCTTCGAGCTGATTCCGCGCACGGCCAGCAGCCGGGCCAAGGATAAAATCGTCTGGGGCCACGCACCTGGGCAGCGTGAGACGAACGAGCCGGCCACGGAACAGAAAGTCGCGCTTTTGAAAGAGTTTCTCGGCAAGCCCACTCTTTCAGGCCCGTCCGTGAGAGCGCGAGAACTCGACCTGCGCCATGGTGGTGGTGCAGGTCGCACGGCAATGAGTGACCAGACCGGTGCCGAAGATGACTCGGCAACAACCGTGCGCTAAGTGGAACCTAAGCGCTGAGACGCCATGACGCCGCGAGCATTGATTGACAGTCGCGGGTGGAGGACGCCGAATTGGCGCTCCGCTCTTTTATCAGCCGCCGCTGCTTTCCTTCAGCCGCTCAGCGTAGCGTCGCACAGTTCGATGGCCTGGTCGACCATCTGCGCCTCGTCCTTGACCGGGCCGCGTAGCAATTCTTCGCGCACGATCGGCATGTGGTCGGGAGCATCGATCCCGATGCGAACATTCCCCTGACCCATACGGACGACAGTGATCGTGATGTTGTCGCCGACGACGATGCGCTCGCCGACCTTTCTGGACAAGACAAGCATGTGCGTAATTCCCTTCGCAGTTGCCGATCGGATCAGCCTCTGGGCGGCATGACACGAAACAGCAGTCCCCGGTTCGGCTCCTTTAATTACACCAAGCTGGCAGCGAAAGCATAGCGATGCTTGCGCCGTGGGGCAAGCGAAGTTTTTGGCCAGAATTTCGAGGTGAAGTGAGGCCTCTTCGGCTCGCCGCCGATCCCCAGTACGTAGCAAGCGAGGGATTCACATCCCTATCGGGGAATTGCGTAAACGCACCATCCGGTAGAGGGGAATGGGTTTCAACGAGAGCGTGTCAAAATAGGTGGCCTGGACCGATTCGGAGGTGCCATCACGTCGGCTTGTTGAATCCATAATTTGAGGATTCGCCGCAGCTATTTCTTCCCAGCACCGTAGGTCTCGTTCGCGGCGGCGACCCCTGCGCCGTGCTCGAACTTGGCTCCCTGTTCGGCGAGTAGTTGCTCGAGTGCTCCCAGCAACATTAGGACGTTATTAGAACGTGAGCTGTGCCCCATCAAACCGATGCGCCACGCACGGCCTTTGAAGTCCCCGAGACCGCCGCCGATTTCGATGCCGAACCGCGTCAGCAGCCCGCCGCGCACCTTGGCATCGTCCACTCCATCGGGAATCCAGACGGCGTTGAGCATAGGCAATTGGTGCCCCTCGGCGCTGGCATAACGAATGCCGAGCGCGGCGAGTCCCGCCTTCAACGCTCGGTGGTTCAGCATGTGACGCGCGTGGCAAGCCTCGAGCCCTTCGTCGAGAATCACGCGCAACGCCTCGTACAAGGCGTACGTCATGTTGATCGGCGCCGTGTGGTGGTAAACGCGTTCCTGCCCCCAGTACTTGGCCAGCATCGAGACGTCGAGATACCAGCTCTGGACCTTTGTCTTGCGTGCCAGCACGACTTCCATTGCCCGATCGCTGAACGTGACCGGCGCTAAGCCTGGCGGGCAGCCCAAGCATTTCTGGGTGCCTGAGTACAGGGCGTCGATCTGCCAGCGATCGACTTCGACCGGCACTCCGCCGAGCGCCGTCACCGCGTCGACCAGCAGTAGCGCCCCCGCATCGTGTACGAGCCGGGCGATTTCTTCGATTGGCTGCCAGGCACCGGTCGATGTCTCGGCCATCACGATGCCTACCACCTTCGGCTTGGCTTTGGCGAGCGCGTCTTTCAAATCGGCCGGGCTGAAGATTTCGCCCCACGGCCGATCGATGCGTGTTACTTTCGCGCCGGCGCGTTCAGCCACGTCGACCATTCGCCCACCGAAGACGCCATTAACGCATACGACCATCGAATCGCCGGGCTCGATCAGGTTAACGACCGTGGCTTCCATGCCGGCGCTACCCGTGGCGCTGACGGCCATCGTCATGCGATTTTGCGTCCGCATGATAGTGCGCAGCATCTGCTGCATGTCGTTCATCAACTCGAGGTAGTACGGATCGAGATGACCGACGGTATTCGCGGCCAGTGCCCGCAGCACGCGGGGATGCGTGTCGCTGGGGCCGGGTCCCAAGAGGACGCGAACTGGGGGATTCAATTCCGCTCGTACGAGATCGCTCATCACGTGGATTTCCCAAGTAAATGATTAAGGGGGCGTGCGGCCCGAAATGTTCGTCAGGAAAGCGGGCAGGAGCGCGGGCCGATATGGTCGACTATGAAACTTCCGGCGGCCTTTCCTGCACGAGGGCGCTGATTTGTTTGAACTGCGGCGTACCTGAGCGCTGACACCACTCAAACAGCGCGGATTCGGTTGTTGTCAGCGTTACGCCGGCAGAATCCATGCGCCGGAGCGCCGTTTGATAATCGATATCGTAGCGCGCCCCGATAGCATCCACCGCCAGATAAACTCGGTAGCCGGCTGCCAAGAGATCGAATGCGGTTTGCTGGATGCAGACGTGCGCCTCGATCCCCGAGAGCAACACTCGCGAAATGCCGGTGGCGGCCCAGTCGTCGACGATTTCGTGACAGGCAAGGCAACTGAAATCGGTCTTGGCCGAAATCGCGCCTAACCGTTCGGCCAGTTCCGGCACGGTTGGCCCCAGTCCTTTCGGGTATTGTTCGGTCGCCGCGACCGGCACATTGAGGGCTTTGGCGCCATCGATCAAGCGGCGAATATTCCAAATTATCCGCTTGTGATCAGGCACCAGCGTGATCAGTTTTCCCTGCACATCGACGACCAAAAGCGCGGTGTCGGCGGCCGACATTAACTCGGGGCTGCGCACGAGCGATGGTGATTCGTTCATATTCGGCAGCTTAGCGAATTGGCATGCCACAGGCCAGCGGCGCACAGTTGCTCGGCCCTGGTGGAGCGGCAGATAATTGGCGAGAATAACCGGTGCATACGCTGGGAAATGCCCGGGCGGTGAACCTCGTTATTTCGCGGTAGGAATTCATGAAGACGCGTTCGACGACAATCCTCACAGTCCGTCATCGCGGCCACGTGGCGATCGGCGGAGACGGTCAGGTCACGATGGGATCGGCCATCATGAAGGGGGACGCCGTCAAGATTCGCCGCTTAATGGAGGGGAAAGTCGTGACGGGCTTTGCCGGTTCGAGCGCCGACGCGTTCTCGCTCTTGGAACGTTTTGAAGCCAAGCTGAAGGACTATCCCTCGAACGTGCCGCGCGCCGCGACCGAGTTGGCCAAGGATTGGCGTACTGATCGGGCTTTACGCAGGCTCGAGGCGCTACTGGCCGTGGTCGATGCTCGCAACACTCTCTTGGTCTCCGGCACGGGAGACGTCATACAACCGACCGACGGCGTGCTGGGGATCGGGTCCGGAGGAAGCTACGCCGTGGCGGCGGCCCGGGCCCTAGTCGCGCACAGCAACCTGTCGGCCGAGCAGATCGTGCGGACGGCGCTGGAAATTGCGGCTGGTATCGATATCTATACCAATACGAACATCACGGTCGAAGTACTGGCTTGCGCCACCTGAGGCCTCCGAGCCGGCATCCTGGGTTTGGCCGGAAGCTTCGTATCCTCCGGCATGCGGGGTTTTCACCGCCGATCAGCGATTGATGCGTTCCATCGGCGACGTACGATCGCCACCAGGCCGAGCGCTCCTATGGCTAGTAGTGCGATCGACGAAGGTTCGGGAACCACCAGCAGCCCAGTCGCCCCTTGTAGGAACGGGCTACTGAATGTGTGCAGCAGCGCCCCGGTTGCACTCAGTTCGAAAACCTCATTCCCACCGCTGACGAAATACTCGTTGAGCGGAGCGTAGTAGGTCACATCCCAGGCATTGGTGAGCGTGCTGTCGAACGTTTTGACGTCGGCCAAATTGCCGAGAAACGTGCCGGCGCTGTTGTACATGGGGATCAGCGTGTTGTTGTTATTAGCAAAAACGAGATCGCCTTGTGGGCCGATTGT encodes:
- the mraY gene encoding phospho-N-acetylmuramoyl-pentapeptide-transferase — translated: MFASVCDEPLLRALAAGALVTLVVVVFGPAMIVFLRRRCAEPVRSDSTRLESLHRGKDGTPTMGGLLLVGGIILGVIACGDLRQPGVLLALAAMLGMAVVGAVDDLIKLRTRRSGLGWRGKLLGQVIVAAIPAICFYAGWCEPDDASFLPGVFCLTESWGIVPWTLLVLIATTNAVNITDGLDGLATGCLALAALALTIVMYFNGTAASGELMVIAAAMVGALLGFLPFNLHPARVFMGNVGSLALGGLLGGLALASGTDSWLPFVGGVFVAEAVSVILQIGSFKLFRKRLLLCAPLHHHFEFHGWPEVKVVRRFWLAAAICAVSGVMLCLAGMAFEQSFAEAKMAMMNPRSSAADREIRVGELPLLTR
- a CDS encoding UDP-N-acetylglucosamine--N-acetylmuramyl-(pentapeptide) pyrophosphoryl-undecaprenol N-acetylglucosamine transferase — protein: MRKTKPSLHIVFAGGVTGGHLFPGLAVAERVLNSAPETDISFLGPGAEFERKQVARYGYDYVPIACPRAPHGVAQTARFGYRMLQGYRTALRYLRRSRASVVVGLGSFASVPTALAAARLRIPLVLLEQNAVIGRANRRLARLASALCLSFDTTFAEPRDRFLAARHVTFVTGTPIRTEFSTAKHRGTRLPRIVVLGGSGGARLLNQSVPEAMAKLGSLVEQWQILHQAGAVDQAATEATYRAVGVKALVQTFFDDPAAILAAADLAICRAGGSTLAELAATRVPSILVPLDRAMDNHQRVNARSFAAAGAATVVDDTTKSVILAKHLAIEIAQLMGNPARRGAMQTSLGHLARLDAAAHVSEIVRYLASGNKIAAAGPSLAFPASPGSIDASAA
- the murC gene encoding UDP-N-acetylmuramate--L-alanine ligase → MIAPSKIALRTVDRFCADVPKAHLIGVAGAGMQALAEVLLSRGWQLSGSDANAESAAWLSDQGVALSTNQLLINGAPEVIYSDAVATDHVERRLATRLGLCQSSYPQIVGRLMAGARGLAVAGTHGKSTTTAMLASIMTQADLDPTVFCGATPLGKTSGGRAGAGEWLLAEACEYRENFRFLRPEVAVLLNVEPDHFDYYRSTRELEAAFRRFAERIPEDGTIIANVACPATRRVIAAAECRVVTFGLTSPADWQAAKIRHIHGRYSFTLQQHGQERGTVMLQVPGRHQIGNALAAAATAESLGVALPKIVAGLENFRGLRRRLEYLGHAGGVELWDDYAHHPTEVRATLTALRTMYPERRVWCVFQPHQVSRTQSLVDEFAGSLQNADRVAIAEVFVARETPDVDPLELAEQLASRVRARGAAVLPDCRPQAILNDIVAAARPGDVVITMGAGDIRKRFDELAHRFRADRTSR
- the murB gene encoding UDP-N-acetylmuramate dehydrogenase; the encoded protein is MSLLTGFEPIVRQGESLAQHTWFRLGGAAEYFAEPRTVDQLQALVRRCAAEGIQIRLLGGGSNVLVRDEGVPGMVVSLADPAFAEIQAAGRKITAGGGAKLGHLISVAVREGLAGLEPLVGIPGSVGGALHGNAGSRGGDIGQWTCRATVMTRAGEILERDRDDLTFAYRESSLDELVILQGEFELEKEDPEELTKRMQKYWIVKKANQPLGHQSAGCIFKNPRGMSAGMLIDQAGLKGSRVGGAEVSDLHANFVVADASATSHDVLRLIDLVRSRVAERLGVELETEIEIW
- a CDS encoding D-alanine--D-alanine ligase is translated as MFHVSTQSGLRVVVLVGGDSPERPVSLASGEQVAAALREAGHTVTMCDPAVVAIEAFPWQEHDACFLALHGGAGEDGHIQERLTALGIPFTGSDANASRLAMCKSASKERFFQVGVPTKPYVLVHQGDSPADVAAKTAGLRFPLIVKPDSQGSSLGLGLARTADELQAAVRAAAKLDDFVMIEPFILGREFTVAMLGRQALPLLEVVTAGCLFDFQAKYESAMTEYRFETGLLPETAAEVEQTAIAAAEAIGTAGLARVDLILDRMARVWVLEVNTIPGMTAHSLAPKAAARTGMNLVALCDWMLEDCLATSEVMR
- a CDS encoding carbon storage regulator, producing the protein MLVLSRKVGERIVVGDNITITVVRMGQGNVRIGIDAPDHMPIVREELLRGPVKDEAQMVDQAIELCDATLSG
- a CDS encoding alanine--glyoxylate aminotransferase family protein, translated to MSDLVRAELNPPVRVLLGPGPSDTHPRVLRALAANTVGHLDPYYLELMNDMQQMLRTIMRTQNRMTMAVSATGSAGMEATVVNLIEPGDSMVVCVNGVFGGRMVDVAERAGAKVTRIDRPWGEIFSPADLKDALAKAKPKVVGIVMAETSTGAWQPIEEIARLVHDAGALLLVDAVTALGGVPVEVDRWQIDALYSGTQKCLGCPPGLAPVTFSDRAMEVVLARKTKVQSWYLDVSMLAKYWGQERVYHHTAPINMTYALYEALRVILDEGLEACHARHMLNHRALKAGLAALGIRYASAEGHQLPMLNAVWIPDGVDDAKVRGGLLTRFGIEIGGGLGDFKGRAWRIGLMGHSSRSNNVLMLLGALEQLLAEQGAKFEHGAGVAAANETYGAGKK
- a CDS encoding hydrolase gives rise to the protein MNESPSLVRSPELMSAADTALLVVDVQGKLITLVPDHKRIIWNIRRLIDGAKALNVPVAATEQYPKGLGPTVPELAERLGAISAKTDFSCLACHEIVDDWAATGISRVLLSGIEAHVCIQQTAFDLLAAGYRVYLAVDAIGARYDIDYQTALRRMDSAGVTLTTTESALFEWCQRSGTPQFKQISALVQERPPEVS
- the hslV gene encoding ATP-dependent protease subunit HslV, whose protein sequence is MKTRSTTILTVRHRGHVAIGGDGQVTMGSAIMKGDAVKIRRLMEGKVVTGFAGSSADAFSLLERFEAKLKDYPSNVPRAATELAKDWRTDRALRRLEALLAVVDARNTLLVSGTGDVIQPTDGVLGIGSGGSYAVAAARALVAHSNLSAEQIVRTALEIAAGIDIYTNTNITVEVLACAT